ATCATGAATTCATAGGGAAATGCGCGATAGAAGAGAACGGGGGCTTTGGTCAAATCTTCACGCCGATGTCCCAGGCGTGGACTAGCTGCAAGGCGCTCGGTTAGTTCGCCGAGGGCCGCTCCACATGATCGATGACGATAACCTCCACGGGAACTTTGGCAGATTCCAGTTTCAGTCCGAGTTGTTCGGTAACGGCGGTGAAGATGGAAGGACGATCGGATACATCCGGATTTGGGATGTTCATGGGGGCCTCGGTCCATTCCAGATGGAGATCGTAGGCTCCGGTCAATCCGGTCTTGTCGATGACCGCCCTGCGCACGGTTCGGGCAATGTTTCCGGCCAGCGTTGCCATGCTCACGCCCGTGCCATCGATGGCACGGTTCGTTCCCGCTTGCGTTAAATGAGGAAATCCGCAAAAAACGGTGCCGGGCGCCCCTGGGGCAGGAGGAGGTGGGGCAGGCGCAGCCAGGGAATAAGTGGTGCAGCTGCCGTCTTTCGTCAGCTGCAGTTTTGCATTGGTGTTGGACCGAGTCAGTTCGTACACGGGAAGCTGCTGGGTCTCGCGATGAAATGCCAGCTTGAATCGCTCGACCAGAAGCGACTGAAGCATCGGTCCTTCCATCTGTTGAACCGTGGCATTGCCCTCCGCCTTGGCCTGAACATCGAAGCGATCCGAACCGATCCAGGATGGGCCTCCGGCGACTTGATAGTCGCCGACGCCGTAAGCCAGAACGATCAGCGTCCGCGGAGCGAAGTTCTCCATCAGCAGCCGGCCCGGAACCGCTTGAATCAACGCCCGATCGGAAGCGCTCGCGCTCGGTTTGACGGATGCGACCTCAAACGCAGCCGTCCCGGGCGTAGTCGCCTGGCCGAGCAGACTGCAGCAAAAAGCCAAACAGATGAACGCCAGTCGTTTCACAATTTCCTCCAAAGGCGTTTATAGACACCGCAATATGTCTTTTGTTCCGTCATACAATCTGGCGGTTGATTCTATGCGCTAGTGTGGAGGCGCGATTAAGCTGCTGGTTAGACTCAAAAGGATCGACAGATCTGAGCTCTTGATTGGCCTCAACCAAGTTGGCATAATCCGCTTAAATTTCTTATCATTTACCTGTGCTCGGGAACCATAAATGGAAATTCCGCTGAATTTGCTTGAGGCCACATGAAGAGTCATATCTTGCGAGTTCTGTTGTTGTCGCCCGTCTTCTCCCTCCTGGCGATGGCCCAGTCCCTCGAAGGAGTCTGGCAAGGGAACGTCACGATGCCGAATGCAGCTGAAAGTCGCGCTGCGATCCGAGTCACGCGCGCCGATGGCTCTCTCGCGGGTGTCATGTTTCTGTTGGATATCAACCTACAACTGCCTGTCGCCAATATCTCGCTGCAAGGCGCCACCGCGAAGATGTCTATCGCAGGCATGACGTATGAAGGCACGCTGAGCGCTGACGGCAACTCCCTGGCCGGCAAGCTGACGATGGGAGGCAATACCATGCCTATGCCATTAAAGCGCGCTACACCGGAGACGGCCTGGGAGCTGCCGAAGCCGCCCGCGATCCTCGCGAAAGATGTGCCGCTCGAATTCGTGGTCGCCACCATCAAACCCGCTCCCGTCACCAACATCCCTTCCGGAACTTATGGCATCGGGCCTGGTAGCTACCAGGCCCACGGAGCCTCGCTGATCTACCTGCTGACCTTTGGCTACAACATGCACCCCAAACAATTCGCCGGTCTTCCCGCATGGGCAACCTCCGATCGCTACGAAGTCAATGCAAAGCTCCCTGAAGGAGGCAGGCCTACCGATGCCCAATTGCGCATCATGGTTCAGAACCTGGTGAAGGACCGCTTCGGGATCACCTTGCATATCGAAAAACGCGAACTCTCGGCCTACACGATTAATGTTGGCAAGGGCGGTCTGGCGGGCATCAAGATGACGAGGAGCGAATCTCAGGCGAGCAATGGCGCCGGCACCTTCGCGGGTTCCGTTCCCGGCACCGGCCTCATGACCATGAACAACGCCACCATGACCGATATGGCCAGTCTAATGCAACGCGTCATGCTCGACCGTCCGGTGGTCGACCAAAGCGGACTCACTGGGCGCTACAACGTCGCTCTCAAATGGGCTCCGGACGAAACGCAGTTCACCCAAATGAACCTCATGCTCGCCCCGCCTCCGGGAGCCGATCCTCTACCCGACCTCGTGACCGCCTTCCAGGAGCAACTCGGCATGAAACTGGAATCAACAAAAGCGCCTGTCGATGTCATCGTCATCGATAAAGTTTCGCGCCCGTCGGAGAACTGACTATTGGTAAAAGCGTGGCCCCCAGGCATTGATGACGAATAGACGACTGCTGTTACTGAGCAACGGTTCGGAGCTGATAGGCCAGAAGCCCAGTGAGTTTGCGCGTGGCGCGCTGACAGACTTTCTTGGCGCGGCGGTGAAGCGCGTGCTCTTTGTGCCTTTCGCGACGGTGATGTATTCGGAGGACGAGTATCTTGCGAGCGTTCGCCGGCATTTCGGCCCGCTGGGCTATGACGTCGAGTCGCTCCACACCGCCGCCGACGCGTCCGCGGCGGTCGAACGGGCGGACGCAATAGCGGTTGGCGGCGGTAACACTTTCCACCTCCTTCGCGGCCTCTACCGCGCCGGTGTGGTCAAACTCATTCGCGAACGTTCCCATGGCGGTATGCCATACGTCGGCTGGAGTGCGGGCTCGAATATTGCCTGTCCAACGATCCGAACGACCAACGACATGCCGATCGTCGAACCGCCAACCTTGGACGCTCTCGGCCTCGTTCCATTCCAGATAAACCCTCATTACACGGACGCTAAAATTGAGGGTCACATGGGAGAGACCCGGGACGAGCGGCTCATGGAGTTCACGCACGCGAATCCCGGCGTCCCCGTCCTAGGCATACGCGAAGGCACGATGCTGCGAATCGATGGTTCGGAACTGAGGCTTTTAGGCGGCAAACCTGCCCGGCTCTTCGTTAAAGGGGAACTACCACGCGACATCGCGCCCGACGAGTCTTTCAGCTTTCTCTTACACTAAAACGAACGGCGGATGGACAGACGGCTTTCTGATTTTTCGGCGATCGATTACTCTTCCAGTTTTTGTTGAACGCTTCGGACCTTTTCGTCCATCGTCTGCTGGCGGTCGATTCGTGTACCGAATCGCAAGGTCGATGAAACTCTTGGAGTCCCCATGGCGTGCACCACCTCATGGCATCGCTTGATGGCTGCGAACACGTCATCCCACTCCCCTTCGATATTCGTGCCATAGGCGTGTAATCGAGTTTTCAGCCCGGTTTCCGCAAGCACACGTTCACAAGCAGCGATTTCTTTGGAAACCGAGACGCCGATCCCGATCGGAATAAGGCAAAATCTGCAATGACCTTCATGTCGACCAGTCTATTGCAAACCCGGCCGACTTCAGCGCGATGAACAAGAAAGAGCTGACGGAAGCCGATATCCGCACGGCCCGATTTTTGTCTGCCGGCCTAATCTCGAGTTAACGGCGTCCGATCGTGAACTTCAAGCCGCCAAAGACGGTGAAAGGGGCGCCGGGGGAGACGAAGGTCGTATTGCGGACAGGGATGTCTCCGCTGGGGTAGGCGGTAAACTCGCGGGCGATAAAAGCGCCGCTGTCGCTATAGGGTGAGGTAGCGAGCTGGCCGGTGGTGTAATACTTCCGGTTGAGCAGGTTATCCATCTGCGCAAAGAGCTCGAGGTGCGGGCTGAATGTGTAACGGGTGCCGAGGTTGACCACGCCATAGGATGGGACCTTGCCGATGCCGAGGTAGTACTGGCCGTCCGCCTGGTACTGGTTATTTTCGTTGCCCTTGACGTATGAGCTTCCAAGCGCCTGGATGTCGGCGCTGATGCCGAGCTTATTCAATGGATGGCAGTCTCCATAGAGCTTGAGCATGTGCTGCGGCACCTGCGGGATCTGGTTGCCGGGAGAAATGGTGATATTGCCGCCATCGGTCACCCCCTTTTCGCCGGCGTGTGCATTGGTGTTGCTGCTGTTGCTGCCGGAGCCGATGATCTGCGTACTCTGGTAGGTCGCCTGGAGGAAAGTGTAATCGACGCCCGCGTCCAGCTTGCGCAGACGCGCAAGAACCGAAGCTTCAACACCCTGGCGGCGGGTCTGGCCGAAGTTCTGGAAGTAGCCGAAGCCGGTCTGCTGCGATGCGACGAAGAGAAGGTCGTCGTTGTTAATAGTGTGGAAGTAGCCTGCGGACCAGCTGTAGCGGCCGTCAGGATTGCCACGGACGCCGAACTCGTAGGTGCGGCTGACAACCTGCTTAAGCGGCGGATCGCTGACGAGCGCGTTGGGCAGCGAGCAGGGGAAGTTGAGATCGGCGCAACCGAGTTCAGTGGAGGTCGGGGCACGGCTCGATTCGCCGTAATCAAAGTAGGCGTTCAGCAACGAGCCGGCCTTGTAGACAACGCCGGCGGTTGGATTGAAGCGCTGGAAGACGTTGTCGGCCGTCAACCCGGGCCGGCCGGATGTCGCCGGAGGCAGCCGGTCTGTGTTGTTGACGCCGGTGTGGTTGTAACGGCCGCCGGCGTTGAAGGCCCAGTTGCCTGTGCTGTAGGTATCGGTGACGTAGACACTGGGGGTGGTCGTGACGCCGTGAAGGTTGACGCGGTTGTCATCCAGTGTTCCATCGTCGTCGCGCTCGCTGCCATCCTCGAAGGAAGGAACACGGGTGATGCTGATGCCGTCGCTGTTCAGGTAGCCCCACTGCGAGTTCTGAACGTAGGTCAGGCTGCCACGGTCAAGACCTGCACCCAGGGTCAGCTTGTTCTGCGCGGTGTTCCAGGAGATCGCCGCAGTTACCCCATAAGCATGTTGGCGGTTGACCGTGTCGGTATCGACGCCCGTGCACTTTTCCGCAGGCTCACCAGCGCCTCCCGAGTTGAGCTCGAGGCTCGCGGCGATGCAGCGCAGATAAGGAAATGGCGTGTTGGCTGCCGTGATGGCTGTGCCTGGAAACGGAATGCCGGCATTGCTGAGAGCCGTTTTATCGGCTGCGCTCAAGGTATAGAGTGACTGCGTAAAGCTGTCGTCATTGACGTCGCCGTTGGCTGTGTTGGTGCGTGTATAGCGGACGTAGGCGTTGGCGTTGATTGCGAGGCCATGGCTGAGCGCCTGGGCCGCGTTGATCGTCAGGAACGGCTGGTGCTGATCGGTGGCGTCGGGAATGGAATAGACGCTGCTATAGCCGTGATTGAGGCCAACGTTTCTGCTGATGGCGCGGAGGTCCTGTGTGCCGTTTCCGATAAGGCTGTTGATGGCGTAGCCGCCCGAGACCGACACGATGGTATTGCTTTTGGCGTAGCCGAATTTGGCGAAGCTTTGCCTGACGTCGGAGGGCGACTGCACGCGCCAGCCGTCATCGTGAAAGAGGGTACCGGCTGCGAACCAGTTCCATGCACCATGACTGCCGCCGTACTGGCCTTCGACGGCGCGCCGGCCGAATTGGCCGCCGTAGCTGCTGATGGAGAGGCCGCTGTCGGTGAGGCCGCTCTTGGTCTGAACCGTGATTGCGCCGCCGAGGGTGTTCAGTCCATAAACCGGATCAGACCCGGGGATGAGTTCCATGGTGTTGATAGCAATTTTGGGGATGAGATCCCATTGGACGACGTCGCCAAAGGGTTGGTTCTGGCGGACGCCGTCCATGTATACCGACAGGCCCGCAGGTGCGCCCACGAGCGGGGACGCAGTGAAGCCGCGATAGTTGATGTCGGGCTGGAACGGGTTGTTCTGATTCTCGTTGACGTAGACGCCGTTGAGGCGGCGTTTTATGGCGTCGCTGAGATCGATGGCGTTGGTGTCGACGACGGTCTGGGCGGAGAGCGCCTGCACCGGCACGGGGACATCGGACAACGGCACATCCAGTGTGCCGATCGGTGTGGATGCGATTACATTTACGCTTGTCGATATCCCGCTCACCAGCAATGTCACATCGCGAGTGAGAGGAGTCGAAGATTGCACCTGGAAGCTGATGGTCTGCGAGGCGAAGCCGGATTGGGCGATGGCCAGCTGGTAGTTGCCAAAAGCGAGATCGGGAATGGTCAACAATCCGTCGGCGGCGCTTTCGACGGGGCGGCCGCTGCCGGCGGCTGGACCGGACAGCGTGCCATGGGCTTGCACCGAACGCCCTGAGGAGTCCATGACGTGCACCCGGATCTCACCTGTCCTGGCGGCAGTACCGGAGTTCTGGGCGAAGCCGGAATTGGTTGCGAAACCTGCAATGCAAAGCGCTATAACGAGGATGATGGCCTTCCGGACTGAACAGAAACAGTGCAGCATGCTGCCTTTCTTCTAGCGAAAAAGCGAATTTTGACCGGGCAGATACCTGCCACTCTCCTGATATATTCCTCCCAGGGTGATTTTGTTCAAAAAAATGTGTTTACTCCTGACGAAGCGCCTGCATGGGATCGACGCGCGAAGCTCGCCAGGCGGGGATCGCGGCGGCTCCGAAAGCAGTCACGAGCAGGACGAGCGTGACTGCGGCGGAGGATTCGAGGTTGGGCGCGAAGAAGCTGAACCCGCCGTCTCCTCCCGAGCCGGCGGCGCGAGTTCCGGCGATGCTCAGGATGAGGCCGAAGATCAGCCCGAGCGCAAACATCGGCGCCGCGTGCTTCAGCACGGACTTCACGACGTGTGCACGTTCGGCGCCGAGGGCCATGCGGATTCCGATCTCGCGCGTTTTCCGGCTGACCTGATCACAGGAAGAGCCGTTGGGCAGAAATGCGCAAAGGAAAGACAAAAAAGCATTGAAGGCCCAGGGGAAAGTCGTCATCACTGTAGATCACTGAATTGTGTGATGATATCGGCGTGAAAATCACCGGGCTTACAACGGCATTATTGATTTTTACCGCAGCGGTAACGGCCGGCGCGCAGGGACGCGGCGGCGCTCCGCGGGGCGGAGGGGGCGGCGCGGGCAATGGACCGCGCGCAAGTACCATCGAGCGCGTTACCGTTCACGGCAAGGCGCTCGAAGGCAATCTCGAAGGCGACTCGCCGGATCGGCAGGTCGCGGTTTACCTGCCTCCCAGCTATGCCGCCGATCCGGCGCGCCAGTTCCCCGTGGTTTACTTCCTGCACGACTATGGAACGCACAGCAACCCCATCGATCAAATCAAAGAGTTCGCCGACAGGTACGCCGCGATGCAGGGGTTCAGCGAGCCGGTCGTCGTGGTTCCCGACGCCTATACGTTGCACAAAGGAAGCATGTATTCGAGCTCGGTCACGACGGGAGATTGGGAAAGTTTTGTCGCGGAGGATCTTGTCGGTTACATCGACACCCACTACCGCACGCTCGCAAAACCGATCAGCCGCGGCCTGGCAGGCTACTCGATGGGCGGCTACGGCGCGCTGCGAATCGCGATGACACATCCCGGAGTGTTTTCCAGCCTGTACATCATGAGCGCATGCTGCCTCTCCGCGATGAATCCAACTCCGGACGCCATGCTTCCGGCCTCCCCGTCCGACAAGGAAATGACAATGGCGGCAGCAGCCGCATGGTCTCCGGATCCGAATAATCCGCCGCTTTTTCTCGATCTGCCGGCAAGCGATGGCAAAACGCGGCCCGACATCGCCGGGAAATGGGCAGCGAACTCCATTCTCACGATGCTCGAACAATATGCTTCGACTTTGAAGAAGTACTACTCGATCGCAATCGAGACCGGAACGAAAGATCCGTTTATCGCATCGAATAAACAGTTGCACGAGGCCATGGTCCGCCTCGGCATTCCGCACGCATTTGAAGCATACGACGGCGATCACACCAACATGCTGAACGACCGCATCGAGCGGAATCTCATCCCGTTTTTCTCGAAGAATCTGGCAGCGCCGGCCAACCCCACGTCGCCCGGCGTGCACTGACAGGTTTCGACAGCTGATCGCGATTCGATTCACTCGTGCAGGAATGCTTCTGCGAGACGATCGATATACTTGCCGACCGGCGTATAGGAAACGACCACCGACAAGGCAAAGGCGCCGAGGCCGGTCAGGGCGGCCTCCGCATAGTCCCCGGAATAGTGGGACCCATGGATTATCGCATCTGCGGCGAAGGCACAGATGCCAAGGAACGCGGATGACGTCCAACGATTGGCGAGGTGCCGCGCGTGACGCGTCAGCGTGACGCCGAGAACCGGGGATACGGCAAGCAGGCCGGTCTTGGACGCAATCAACAGATGGCCCAAGGCGATGTCTCCAAGATGGCCTTGCACCATCAGAATCAGACACACCGCTCCCGCTTCAACAGCTTTGTGACTGCAGAGCAGTAATCGAAATTGGTGCTTCTCAGGTAACAACCGGGTGATTACCCCCGCTTCGCCAGATATCGCTCGATGAGATGATCGAGCGACAACGCGCCCGGACCACGCGTCAGCAGGAAGATCAGAATGGATCCCCATAGCACGTGATCGGTCCACGCCTGAGGGTACACGAATATCTGGATGACGGTGATCATACCCAGCAATGGCAACGTCGCAAAGCGAGTGGCCAGGCCCAGGAACAGAAGTGTGGAAAAAGTCAGTTCATTGAACATGGCCAGACGGGCGGCAACGGCCGGCGCGAGCACGGGCACTTTGTATTCTTCTTCGAACAGTTTCACGGCAAATTCAAACGAGTTGTACTTCAGCAGACCTGCCGTGAAGAACACGGCTCCGACGCCGATCCGCATCAACAACTGGATGATCGACAGCGGAAAACGGCCCAGTAGTTCGCGCGCCGATACGAATAATTGCCGCAGAGGCGGCCCGTGTGTAAT
The sequence above is a segment of the Terriglobia bacterium genome. Coding sequences within it:
- a CDS encoding TIGR03435 family protein, whose protein sequence is MKSHILRVLLLSPVFSLLAMAQSLEGVWQGNVTMPNAAESRAAIRVTRADGSLAGVMFLLDINLQLPVANISLQGATAKMSIAGMTYEGTLSADGNSLAGKLTMGGNTMPMPLKRATPETAWELPKPPAILAKDVPLEFVVATIKPAPVTNIPSGTYGIGPGSYQAHGASLIYLLTFGYNMHPKQFAGLPAWATSDRYEVNAKLPEGGRPTDAQLRIMVQNLVKDRFGITLHIEKRELSAYTINVGKGGLAGIKMTRSESQASNGAGTFAGSVPGTGLMTMNNATMTDMASLMQRVMLDRPVVDQSGLTGRYNVALKWAPDETQFTQMNLMLAPPPGADPLPDLVTAFQEQLGMKLESTKAPVDVIVIDKVSRPSEN
- a CDS encoding alpha/beta hydrolase-fold protein codes for the protein MCDDIGVKITGLTTALLIFTAAVTAGAQGRGGAPRGGGGGAGNGPRASTIERVTVHGKALEGNLEGDSPDRQVAVYLPPSYAADPARQFPVVYFLHDYGTHSNPIDQIKEFADRYAAMQGFSEPVVVVPDAYTLHKGSMYSSSVTTGDWESFVAEDLVGYIDTHYRTLAKPISRGLAGYSMGGYGALRIAMTHPGVFSSLYIMSACCLSAMNPTPDAMLPASPSDKEMTMAAAAAWSPDPNNPPLFLDLPASDGKTRPDIAGKWAANSILTMLEQYASTLKKYYSIAIETGTKDPFIASNKQLHEAMVRLGIPHAFEAYDGDHTNMLNDRIERNLIPFFSKNLAAPANPTSPGVH
- a CDS encoding TonB-dependent receptor, yielding MLHCFCSVRKAIILVIALCIAGFATNSGFAQNSGTAARTGEIRVHVMDSSGRSVQAHGTLSGPAAGSGRPVESAADGLLTIPDLAFGNYQLAIAQSGFASQTISFQVQSSTPLTRDVTLLVSGISTSVNVIASTPIGTLDVPLSDVPVPVQALSAQTVVDTNAIDLSDAIKRRLNGVYVNENQNNPFQPDINYRGFTASPLVGAPAGLSVYMDGVRQNQPFGDVVQWDLIPKIAINTMELIPGSDPVYGLNTLGGAITVQTKSGLTDSGLSISSYGGQFGRRAVEGQYGGSHGAWNWFAAGTLFHDDGWRVQSPSDVRQSFAKFGYAKSNTIVSVSGGYAINSLIGNGTQDLRAISRNVGLNHGYSSVYSIPDATDQHQPFLTINAAQALSHGLAINANAYVRYTRTNTANGDVNDDSFTQSLYTLSAADKTALSNAGIPFPGTAITAANTPFPYLRCIAASLELNSGGAGEPAEKCTGVDTDTVNRQHAYGVTAAISWNTAQNKLTLGAGLDRGSLTYVQNSQWGYLNSDGISITRVPSFEDGSERDDDGTLDDNRVNLHGVTTTPSVYVTDTYSTGNWAFNAGGRYNHTGVNNTDRLPPATSGRPGLTADNVFQRFNPTAGVVYKAGSLLNAYFDYGESSRAPTSTELGCADLNFPCSLPNALVSDPPLKQVVSRTYEFGVRGNPDGRYSWSAGYFHTINNDDLLFVASQQTGFGYFQNFGQTRRQGVEASVLARLRKLDAGVDYTFLQATYQSTQIIGSGSNSSNTNAHAGEKGVTDGGNITISPGNQIPQVPQHMLKLYGDCHPLNKLGISADIQALGSSYVKGNENNQYQADGQYYLGIGKVPSYGVVNLGTRYTFSPHLELFAQMDNLLNRKYYTTGQLATSPYSDSGAFIAREFTAYPSGDIPVRNTTFVSPGAPFTVFGGLKFTIGRR
- a CDS encoding MTH1187 family thiamine-binding protein; protein product: MPIGIGVSVSKEIAACERVLAETGLKTRLHAYGTNIEGEWDDVFAAIKRCHEVVHAMGTPRVSSTLRFGTRIDRQQTMDEKVRSVQQKLEE
- the pepE gene encoding dipeptidase PepE; the protein is MTNRRLLLLSNGSELIGQKPSEFARGALTDFLGAAVKRVLFVPFATVMYSEDEYLASVRRHFGPLGYDVESLHTAADASAAVERADAIAVGGGNTFHLLRGLYRAGVVKLIRERSHGGMPYVGWSAGSNIACPTIRTTNDMPIVEPPTLDALGLVPFQINPHYTDAKIEGHMGETRDERLMEFTHANPGVPVLGIREGTMLRIDGSELRLLGGKPARLFVKGELPRDIAPDESFSFLLH
- a CDS encoding DoxX family protein — translated: MSASEHTITHGPPLRQLFVSARELLGRFPLSIIQLLMRIGVGAVFFTAGLLKYNSFEFAVKLFEEEYKVPVLAPAVAARLAMFNELTFSTLLFLGLATRFATLPLLGMITVIQIFVYPQAWTDHVLWGSILIFLLTRGPGALSLDHLIERYLAKRG
- a CDS encoding TIGR03435 family protein; translated protein: MKRLAFICLAFCCSLLGQATTPGTAAFEVASVKPSASASDRALIQAVPGRLLMENFAPRTLIVLAYGVGDYQVAGGPSWIGSDRFDVQAKAEGNATVQQMEGPMLQSLLVERFKLAFHRETQQLPVYELTRSNTNAKLQLTKDGSCTTYSLAAPAPPPPAPGAPGTVFCGFPHLTQAGTNRAIDGTGVSMATLAGNIARTVRRAVIDKTGLTGAYDLHLEWTEAPMNIPNPDVSDRPSIFTAVTEQLGLKLESAKVPVEVIVIDHVERPSAN
- a CDS encoding FtsX-like permease family protein; protein product: MTTFPWAFNAFLSFLCAFLPNGSSCDQVSRKTREIGIRMALGAERAHVVKSVLKHAAPMFALGLIFGLILSIAGTRAAGSGGDGGFSFFAPNLESSAAVTLVLLVTAFGAAAIPAWRASRVDPMQALRQE